In Actinomycetota bacterium, the DNA window TCCGTGGCAAGATCCTGGTGCTCGGGCTCGGCGGTTCCGGCTACGCCGCTGCCGAGTACTGCGCGCGCCACGCCGCGGCCGGCGACCCGGTCACGGTGGTCGCCGTCGACGAGGCGGACACGCCGGCCCTGCGGAAGACGGCGGCGTGCCTGCGCGCCCTCGGCGTCGAGGTACTGTGCGGGACGGCCGAGACGTCCGCCGCGGACCTCGCGGTGGCGAGCCCGGGCATCCCGCCGCACAGCGAGCTCATGCGCTCGGCGAGAGAGAAGGCCCCCGAGGTCGTCTCGGAGATCGAGTTCGCGTTCCGCCGGTCGGTGTCGCCGTGGGTGGCCGTGACTGGCACGAACGGCAAGACGACGACGACGTCGCTCGTCGCGCACCTGCTGCGGGACGCGGGGATCGCCGCCGAGGCGGTCGGCAACATCGGGCCGGCTGCCATCGCCGCGGTGGACGATGCGGGGCCCGCGACGGTGCTCGTCGCGGAGGTCTCCTCGTTCCAGCTCGCGCTCGTCTCGACCTTCCGGCCGAAGGTGTCGGTCCTGCTCAACGTTACCCCCGACCACGTGAACTGGCACGGGTCGCTCGAGGCGTACGCCGCGGACAAGGCGCGCATCTTCGAGAACCAGGGCCCGGGCGACACGGCGGTCGTCGACGTGGACGACCCCGGCTCGGCGCGCTACGCCGACGGGCTCGCCGCGCAGGGCGTGGCTGTGCGCCGCGTGTCGGTGGCGGGCCTGCCCGCCGGCGGCGCCGGGGTCGACGGCGCGACGCTCGTGCTCGACACGGACACCGGCCCCGAGCCGCTGTGCGGCATCGGCGACCTGCTCCTCCGCGGTTCG includes these proteins:
- a CDS encoding UDP-N-acetylmuramoyl-L-alanine--D-glutamate ligase, whose translation is MSAREPLRGKILVLGLGGSGYAAAEYCARHAAAGDPVTVVAVDEADTPALRKTAACLRALGVEVLCGTAETSAADLAVASPGIPPHSELMRSAREKAPEVVSEIEFAFRRSVSPWVAVTGTNGKTTTTSLVAHLLRDAGIAAEAVGNIGPAAIAAVDDAGPATVLVAEVSSFQLALVSTFRPKVSVLLNVTPDHVNWHGSLEAYAADKARIFENQGPGDTAVVDVDDPGSARYADGLAAQGVAVRRVSVAGLPAGGAGVDGATLVLDTDTGPEPLCGIGDLLLRGS